A DNA window from Culicoidibacter larvae contains the following coding sequences:
- a CDS encoding metal-dependent hydrolase, with protein MKGTSHAALGMVASTAAAKFILHAPLDEPMVLGGVLLCGIIGGLLPDIDHGSSKLGSKIPVLPHLLKHRGITHTIYFVILVFFLAQLIGLPQYLVWCLTAAVVSHIIGDMLTPMGIAPFAIGPFFNYTFRLPILKVPYLESVFLVVFQFMTYYILII; from the coding sequence ATGAAAGGAACAAGCCATGCAGCATTAGGAATGGTAGCAAGTACTGCAGCAGCAAAGTTTATCTTGCATGCGCCATTAGATGAACCAATGGTTTTAGGTGGCGTGCTATTATGTGGTATTATCGGCGGACTCTTGCCGGACATCGATCATGGCAGCAGCAAGCTAGGAAGTAAAATTCCGGTGCTGCCACATTTATTGAAACACCGGGGAATCACTCATACGATATATTTTGTGATCCTTGTTTTCTTCCTGGCACAGTTGATCGGATTACCACAATATCTTGTGTGGTGTTTAACGGCAGCTGTTGTCTCCCATATTATTGGTGACATGCTAACGCCAATGGGAATTGCGCCGTTTGCAATTGGGCCATTTTTTAACTACACGTTTCGGTTGCCGATTCTAAAAGTACCATACTTAGAATCGGTTTTTTTGGTTGTATTTCAGTTTATGACCTACTACATACTCATAATATAA
- a CDS encoding lysozyme family protein: MIKKGMFFLIALLLFCAPFLGGSQSGGNNVMLGKAKVPNSVRRYEDMMREFTLQYEIEIYTELLLAMMMQESGGMSETTPDVMQSSESAGHPPNYFTNPRDSIEQAVKYFASLVDIAKQLKLNDVKFIVQAYNMGPGFLYFCEGKTSFNASYAKDYEVKMGGNYGDPDYVEHVFQYYEMPTASNHGFIIPTARNTMNERYGTVEDPIRGGTRMHNGIDLACSKDEAAWSIADGVVTDATFSSSYGYFVEVDHQNGYSSLYAHFNTLAVRAGDRVSSGQVVGYCGDTGFSAGYHLHLEIRLNGVRVDPEGYLPKLERSSIVTP, from the coding sequence ATGATAAAAAAAGGAATGTTCTTTCTTATAGCATTGTTATTGTTTTGTGCGCCGTTTTTAGGTGGTAGTCAAAGTGGCGGAAACAACGTTATGCTGGGAAAAGCAAAAGTGCCAAATAGCGTTCGACGGTATGAAGATATGATGCGGGAATTTACACTGCAGTATGAAATAGAAATTTACACTGAGCTATTGCTGGCTATGATGATGCAGGAGTCGGGCGGAATGAGTGAAACAACGCCCGATGTCATGCAATCGTCTGAGTCGGCCGGGCACCCACCAAATTATTTTACTAACCCGCGTGACTCGATAGAGCAAGCTGTAAAGTATTTTGCATCGCTAGTAGATATTGCAAAGCAACTGAAATTAAATGATGTTAAGTTTATTGTCCAGGCTTATAACATGGGTCCGGGCTTTTTATATTTCTGTGAGGGTAAAACCTCATTTAATGCAAGCTATGCGAAGGACTATGAAGTTAAAATGGGTGGGAACTATGGTGACCCGGATTATGTGGAACATGTATTTCAATACTATGAAATGCCAACCGCAAGCAATCACGGCTTTATTATTCCAACAGCAAGAAACACTATGAATGAACGATATGGAACTGTTGAGGATCCTATAAGAGGTGGAACCCGGATGCATAACGGCATTGATTTAGCCTGCAGCAAAGATGAGGCTGCCTGGAGTATTGCTGATGGTGTTGTTACAGATGCCACGTTTAGTAGCTCATATGGTTATTTTGTGGAAGTGGACCATCAGAATGGGTATAGCAGTTTATATGCGCATTTCAATACTTTAGCTGTTCGTGCCGGCGATCGTGTGAGTAGTGGCCAAGTGGTTGGGTATTGTGGTGATACTGGTTTTTCAGCTGGTTACCATTTACATCTTGAAATAAGATTGAATGGTGTACGTGTGGATCCTGAGGGCTACTTACCAAAACTTGAACGTAGCTCAATTGTAACACCTTAA
- a CDS encoding ATP-binding protein codes for MDYLRNLYQHQNVTIAGNTLTYLFEIDPTNEMYAKEDVSNQSEAALIKTIAEINMQGSILLIPRKEDVNARIMYMDSIYDRYRDGTMDAVYDQFRMETYELLVKELIYTHRIIFAFVDGRKPFMSKSSLPFLKRHTFGIAEKPNKDYRRYLEQASHIIFERLGARFGVKKVEAEDAYHIYQSLLRPSYKDKVERTYTLNPSQIEQNVYQYTESEGKETYCTRHYLVKEMPVAPNNGRLIAGLTMLRHPVVIAIKFDLRAAREAMIAMEAYEQELEEEQKKYRGNTGRRNREYDDAKKLAKYGASVFSLPENTEVQTQIIFRIEAKNEEQLNERAKELKSHCEDSYQLKLDPLVGKQHDAMQQMLPFLNVLKLEHPILFLTIGSFVNLHPLAGIKIGNIEGVPVSYIYRKNAAAYLDWLASFENKTVNAQPATGVFGEAGSGKSELVKYMEMTKLIVYNAPLLKFDPKKEPDKIHEIEWLQPIMQRIILGSGSESSGIFDPMLRYKDEPMRALEEAKTDIRFIFRALNYQVNDGMLLDEAILAVLEAYRNKKITQPTLSEVTQVLINMKSISNEAYLLGRNLLSASTMGLANLFFADQDTKITIDFTKYKYTLIQFMGMPKIDKYNENNMMHVFASYTLSKCNMLAEQMLHQIKGLKQITIEEYGVFRKTPEGSAAAEDILRLCRALLGSPTVVSQQLSDAGESLEAISNNIGQFFIGSISSKREREFIINELGLDQSPEVIEMLSDKTKSENVSIDEKFVFLWRDFNNRTAFVRNKQLPMFERYFDTSGNREELRA; via the coding sequence ATGGATTACCTACGAAACCTGTATCAACATCAAAACGTCACGATCGCCGGTAATACCTTAACGTATTTATTTGAGATTGATCCAACGAATGAGATGTACGCAAAAGAAGATGTGAGCAATCAATCAGAAGCAGCACTCATTAAAACCATAGCAGAGATCAATATGCAGGGATCAATTTTACTCATACCGAGAAAAGAAGATGTCAATGCACGGATTATGTATATGGATAGTATTTACGATCGCTATCGTGATGGAACAATGGATGCTGTTTATGATCAGTTCAGAATGGAAACATACGAATTGCTAGTTAAGGAGCTGATTTATACTCACAGAATTATCTTTGCATTTGTAGATGGTCGCAAGCCATTTATGTCAAAAAGTAGTTTGCCGTTCCTAAAGCGTCATACTTTCGGAATCGCTGAAAAACCAAATAAAGATTATCGACGATATTTAGAACAAGCATCTCATATCATTTTTGAACGATTAGGTGCTCGTTTTGGTGTTAAAAAGGTCGAAGCAGAAGATGCATACCACATTTATCAATCGCTCTTGCGACCATCATATAAAGATAAAGTTGAACGGACATATACGCTTAATCCTAGCCAAATTGAACAGAATGTATATCAATATACTGAATCAGAAGGTAAGGAAACATATTGTACTCGGCATTACCTTGTTAAAGAAATGCCAGTAGCGCCAAATAACGGCCGTTTAATAGCTGGTTTGACAATGTTGCGACATCCGGTTGTGATTGCTATAAAATTCGATTTACGGGCCGCACGTGAGGCTATGATTGCGATGGAAGCATATGAACAGGAGCTGGAAGAAGAACAAAAAAAATATCGCGGTAATACCGGGCGGCGCAACCGTGAGTATGATGATGCAAAAAAACTAGCGAAGTATGGAGCTTCTGTATTCTCATTACCGGAAAATACAGAGGTTCAGACGCAGATTATATTTCGGATTGAAGCCAAAAATGAAGAGCAGCTCAATGAACGAGCGAAAGAACTCAAGTCACATTGTGAAGATAGCTATCAATTGAAACTAGATCCATTAGTTGGTAAACAGCATGACGCCATGCAGCAGATGCTGCCATTCTTAAATGTATTAAAGCTGGAGCATCCAATCTTATTTTTAACTATCGGTTCATTTGTCAACTTACATCCACTTGCTGGTATTAAAATTGGGAACATTGAGGGTGTGCCAGTATCTTATATTTACCGTAAGAACGCTGCAGCTTATCTTGATTGGCTAGCTAGCTTTGAAAATAAGACAGTTAATGCACAGCCGGCAACTGGAGTCTTTGGCGAAGCTGGAAGTGGAAAGAGTGAGCTTGTAAAATATATGGAAATGACAAAGCTTATCGTTTACAACGCCCCACTATTAAAATTTGACCCTAAAAAGGAACCTGATAAAATTCATGAGATTGAATGGCTACAACCAATAATGCAACGTATCATTCTTGGTAGTGGTAGTGAGAGCTCTGGAATATTTGATCCAATGCTGAGATATAAAGATGAACCAATGCGTGCTTTAGAGGAAGCAAAGACAGATATACGTTTCATCTTTAGAGCGTTAAATTATCAAGTAAATGATGGGATGTTGTTAGACGAAGCGATTTTGGCTGTTCTTGAAGCGTATAGAAATAAAAAAATTACTCAGCCGACTTTGAGTGAGGTAACGCAAGTATTAATAAATATGAAGTCTATAAGTAATGAGGCGTATTTGTTAGGTCGTAACTTACTATCAGCATCAACAATGGGATTAGCAAATTTGTTTTTCGCAGATCAAGATACAAAAATTACCATTGATTTTACTAAGTACAAATACACCTTAATTCAGTTTATGGGAATGCCAAAAATTGATAAGTATAATGAAAATAATATGATGCATGTGTTTGCTTCATACACGTTATCAAAATGTAATATGCTGGCGGAACAAATGTTGCATCAAATTAAGGGATTAAAACAGATTACCATTGAAGAATATGGAGTGTTTCGTAAGACGCCCGAAGGTTCAGCTGCTGCTGAGGATATTCTCCGGTTGTGTCGGGCTCTTTTAGGTAGCCCAACGGTTGTATCACAACAATTGAGTGATGCAGGAGAAAGTCTTGAAGCAATTTCAAACAATATTGGCCAGTTCTTTATTGGATCAATATCAAGTAAACGGGAACGAGAATTTATTATCAATGAACTAGGGCTTGATCAAAGTCCGGAAGTTATTGAAATGTTATCAGATAAGACTAAAAGCGAAAATGTCTCAATTGATGAGAAGTTTGTGTTCTTATGGCGTGATTTTAATAATCGTACAGCGTTTGTAAGAAACAAACAATTGCCAATGTTTGAACGCTACTTTGATACATCTGGTAACCGAGAGGAGTTGCGGGCATGA